In one Bos mutus isolate GX-2022 chromosome 19, NWIPB_WYAK_1.1, whole genome shotgun sequence genomic region, the following are encoded:
- the CDK5RAP3 gene encoding CDK5 regulatory subunit-associated protein 3 isoform X2, translating to MDHQHVPIDIQTSKLLDWLVDRRHCNLKWQSLVLTIREKINAAIQDMPESQEIAQLLSGSYIHYFHCLRIVELLKGTEASTKNIFGRYSSQRMKDWQEIVALYEKDNTYLVELSSLLVRNVNYEIPSLKKQITKCQQLQQEYSRKEEEGQAGAAEMKEQFYHSCKQYGITGDNVRRELLALVKDLPSQLAEIGAAAQTLGEAIDLYQACVGFVCESPTEQVLPMLRFVQTRGNCTVYEWRTGTEPSAVERPHLEEPPEQVEEDAIDWGDFGVEVASEGADSGISAQTAGIDWGISLESDSKEAGGDEIDWGDDATALQITVLEAGTQAPEGVARGPDALTLLEYPETRNQFIDELMELEIFLSQRAVEMSEEADILSVSQFQLAPAILQGQTKAKMVAMVSALQDLIGRLTSLRMRHLFMILASPRYVDRVTELLQQKLKQSQLLALKKELMVQKQQEALQEQAVLEPKLDLLLEKTKELQKLIEADISKRYNGRPVNLMGTSL from the exons ATG GACCATCAGCACGTGCCCATCGACATCCAGACCAGCAAGCTACTCG ACTGGCTGGTAGACAGAAGGCACTGCAACCTGAAATGGCAGAGTCTGGTATTGACCATCCGAGAGAAGATCAATGCTGCCATCCAGGACATGCCGGAGAGCCAAGAGATCGCCCAGCTGCTCTCTGGATCCT aCATTCACTACTTCCACTGCCTAAGAATTGTGGAGCTTCTCAAAGGCACTGAAGCCTCCACCAAAAATATTTTCGGCCGGTACTCTTCACAGCGAATGAAG GATTGGCAGGAGATCGTAGCCCTCTATGAGAAGGACAACACCTACCTAG TGGAACTCTCCAGCCTCCTGGTTCGGAACGTCAACTATGAGATCCCCTCCCTGAAGAAGCAGATCACCAAGTGCCAGCAGCTGCAGCAAGAATACAGCCGCAAGGAGGAAGAGGGCCAGGCGGGGGCTGCCGAGATGAAGGAGCAGTTCTACCACTCGTGCAAGCAGTACGGCATCACG GGGGACAATGTCCGAAGAGAACTGCTGGCCCTGGTGAAGGACCTACCAAGTCAGCTGGCCGAGATCGGGGCGGCGGCCCAGACCCTGGGCGAAGCCATTGACCTGTACCAGGCCTGTGTGGGGTTTGTGTGTGAAAG CCCCACAGAGCAGGTGCTGCCGATGCTGCGGTTTGTGCAGACGCGGGGGAACTGCACGGTGTACGAGTGGAGGACGGGCACGGAGCCCTCGGCAGTGGAGAGGCCACACCTCGAGGAGCCCCCTGAGCAGGTGGAAGAAGACGCG atTGACTGGGGTGACTTTGGGGTGGAGGTGGCTTCTGAAGGGGCTGACTCTGGCATCTCTGCCCAGACTGCTGGAATTGACTGGGGCATCTCCCTGGAATCGGATTCAAAG GAAGCTGGGGGTGATGAGATAGACTGGGGAGACGATGCCACTGCTCTGCAGATCACTGTGCTGGAAGCCGGAACCCAGG CTCCCGAAGGTGTTGCCAGGGGCCCGGATGCTCTGACACTTCTTGAATACCCTGAGACCCGGAATCAGTTCATTGATGAGCTCATGGAG CTCGAAATCTTCTTGTCCCAGAGAGCAGTGGAGATGAGTGAGGAGGCAGACATCCTGTCTGTGAGCCAGTTCCAGCTGGCTCCAGCCATCCTGCAGGGCCAGACCAAGGCAAAGATGGTCGCCATGGTGTCGGCACTGCAGGATCTGATTGGCCGGCTCACCAGTCTTCGAATGCGGCACCTGTTTATGATCCTGGCCTCACCAAG GTATGTGGACCGAGTGACTGAGCTCCTCCAGCAGAAGCTGAAGCAGTCCcagctgctggctttgaagaaagAACTGATGGTGCAGAAGCAACAGGAAGCCCTCCAGGAGCAGGCGGTTCTGGAGCCCAAGCTGGatctgctgctggagaagacaaaGGAGCTGCAGAAGCTG ATTGAAGCTGACATTTCCAAGAGGTACAATGGGCGCCCCGTGAACCTGATGGGAACCTCTCTGTGA
- the CDK5RAP3 gene encoding CDK5 regulatory subunit-associated protein 3 isoform X1: MQDHQHVPIDIQTSKLLDWLVDRRHCNLKWQSLVLTIREKINAAIQDMPESQEIAQLLSGSYIHYFHCLRIVELLKGTEASTKNIFGRYSSQRMKDWQEIVALYEKDNTYLVELSSLLVRNVNYEIPSLKKQITKCQQLQQEYSRKEEEGQAGAAEMKEQFYHSCKQYGITGDNVRRELLALVKDLPSQLAEIGAAAQTLGEAIDLYQACVGFVCESPTEQVLPMLRFVQTRGNCTVYEWRTGTEPSAVERPHLEEPPEQVEEDAIDWGDFGVEVASEGADSGISAQTAGIDWGISLESDSKEAGGDEIDWGDDATALQITVLEAGTQAPEGVARGPDALTLLEYPETRNQFIDELMELEIFLSQRAVEMSEEADILSVSQFQLAPAILQGQTKAKMVAMVSALQDLIGRLTSLRMRHLFMILASPRYVDRVTELLQQKLKQSQLLALKKELMVQKQQEALQEQAVLEPKLDLLLEKTKELQKLIEADISKRYNGRPVNLMGTSL, translated from the exons ATGCAG GACCATCAGCACGTGCCCATCGACATCCAGACCAGCAAGCTACTCG ACTGGCTGGTAGACAGAAGGCACTGCAACCTGAAATGGCAGAGTCTGGTATTGACCATCCGAGAGAAGATCAATGCTGCCATCCAGGACATGCCGGAGAGCCAAGAGATCGCCCAGCTGCTCTCTGGATCCT aCATTCACTACTTCCACTGCCTAAGAATTGTGGAGCTTCTCAAAGGCACTGAAGCCTCCACCAAAAATATTTTCGGCCGGTACTCTTCACAGCGAATGAAG GATTGGCAGGAGATCGTAGCCCTCTATGAGAAGGACAACACCTACCTAG TGGAACTCTCCAGCCTCCTGGTTCGGAACGTCAACTATGAGATCCCCTCCCTGAAGAAGCAGATCACCAAGTGCCAGCAGCTGCAGCAAGAATACAGCCGCAAGGAGGAAGAGGGCCAGGCGGGGGCTGCCGAGATGAAGGAGCAGTTCTACCACTCGTGCAAGCAGTACGGCATCACG GGGGACAATGTCCGAAGAGAACTGCTGGCCCTGGTGAAGGACCTACCAAGTCAGCTGGCCGAGATCGGGGCGGCGGCCCAGACCCTGGGCGAAGCCATTGACCTGTACCAGGCCTGTGTGGGGTTTGTGTGTGAAAG CCCCACAGAGCAGGTGCTGCCGATGCTGCGGTTTGTGCAGACGCGGGGGAACTGCACGGTGTACGAGTGGAGGACGGGCACGGAGCCCTCGGCAGTGGAGAGGCCACACCTCGAGGAGCCCCCTGAGCAGGTGGAAGAAGACGCG atTGACTGGGGTGACTTTGGGGTGGAGGTGGCTTCTGAAGGGGCTGACTCTGGCATCTCTGCCCAGACTGCTGGAATTGACTGGGGCATCTCCCTGGAATCGGATTCAAAG GAAGCTGGGGGTGATGAGATAGACTGGGGAGACGATGCCACTGCTCTGCAGATCACTGTGCTGGAAGCCGGAACCCAGG CTCCCGAAGGTGTTGCCAGGGGCCCGGATGCTCTGACACTTCTTGAATACCCTGAGACCCGGAATCAGTTCATTGATGAGCTCATGGAG CTCGAAATCTTCTTGTCCCAGAGAGCAGTGGAGATGAGTGAGGAGGCAGACATCCTGTCTGTGAGCCAGTTCCAGCTGGCTCCAGCCATCCTGCAGGGCCAGACCAAGGCAAAGATGGTCGCCATGGTGTCGGCACTGCAGGATCTGATTGGCCGGCTCACCAGTCTTCGAATGCGGCACCTGTTTATGATCCTGGCCTCACCAAG GTATGTGGACCGAGTGACTGAGCTCCTCCAGCAGAAGCTGAAGCAGTCCcagctgctggctttgaagaaagAACTGATGGTGCAGAAGCAACAGGAAGCCCTCCAGGAGCAGGCGGTTCTGGAGCCCAAGCTGGatctgctgctggagaagacaaaGGAGCTGCAGAAGCTG ATTGAAGCTGACATTTCCAAGAGGTACAATGGGCGCCCCGTGAACCTGATGGGAACCTCTCTGTGA
- the PRR15L gene encoding proline-rich protein 15-like protein: MTEVGWWKLTFLRKKKSTPKVLYEIPDTYTQSEGGAEPPRPDSGNPNSNFNTRLEKIVDKNTKGKHVKVSNSGRFKEKKKVRASLAENPNLFDDREGKGQ, from the coding sequence ATGACCGAAGTTGGTTGGTGGAAGCTGACcttcctgaggaaaaagaaatccaCTCCAAAAGTGCTGTATGAGATCCCTGACACCTACACCCAGAGTGAGGGTGGTGCGGAGCCCCCGAGGCCTGACAGTGGGAACCCCAACAGCAACTTTAACACCCGCTTGGAGAAGATTGTGGACAAGAACACCAAGGGCAAGCACGTCAAAGTCTCCAACTCAGGCCGcttcaaggagaagaaaaaggtcCGAGCCTCATTGGCGGAGAACCCCAACCTCTTTGATGACAGGGAGGGCAAAGGACAGTGA